The Ignicoccus islandicus DSM 13165 sequence CTTGATTCTTCCATTATGGAATTTCACAAGAGCTTCGCCTTTCCGCAGCAACGTAACGTAGCTACAGTAATCGCGTAGAGACGTACATATCCAATTATCTTTGTCTAACCTATTAAGTTTAAGTACAATCCAAGTGCCTATGTTACTCCATATCTCATAGCTTAGATCACTTGGGGACTGGGTTGCTACTATAAGACTTATTCCCTTACTCCTTCCTTCACGAGCTATTTCTTCCAAGAGGTTACTTTCTATAAGCCACGCTTCATCAACAACTATTACCTTCCTTAGATCTTTTGAAGGTTCCATATTTACTATTTCATCCAGAATATTCTCGATCACCCTGTTAATTTCTTCTTTTCTTAATGTAGAAGTCCCCTTAAATCTGTACACTTGCACCGGTATCTCCATTTCTCTTAATATATACTCTAGGTCTCCTTTGGGATCTATTACTATCACGTTAACGTAGGAAAGGAGTAAATGTATTCTTATTATGAGTGAAGCTAAGATTGTTGTCTTGCCCATACCAGTGCTTCCAATCACCCCTATGTGATGTCGTATACTGGTAGGTGGAATGAATTCTATGCGATTGGATTCAATGTCGATCCCTAAGTATATACCATCGCTTATTGTTGATTCAAGTGGTGGATTAGCTAAGGCTAGAGCAATGGAAGGTACTACTATTCCATTTTCCTTTACAACCTTCGGGTTAACCATCTTCTTGAGTTCTCTTGAATCGATGTCGCGTACTTGCGCTTTGAAAAGGCTACTCAACAAGTTTTTTAATGTATATTTCTCGGCTTCCAAGCGCTCTAAACCCCTTGAGTAGAGTAGGTAATTGATCTCTATTCTCGAAGGTAGTGTAGACGTGGAATAAAGCTTCAATAGTTTTTCTAAGTACCCTATTCTCAATTCTATTCTAATATCAGTTGGATCGTTCATTTTTTGTACTTTTAAATGAGTTAATTCCCTCTCAATACTCTTTATAATAGATACCGGATCGATGCTTTTCTTTAGTAATCGTATTTCCAAAGCTACGTCTAAATTCAATCTGTTTAAGAACTGAGTATACATTCTAATAATCTCGTCATACTCTTCAAGAAGTTTTACTGAATCTATATCTTCAACTCTCAATCCCTTTACATATATAGGTCCCCTCTGAGTTCGTATACGAACAGTATTGGAATCAATTTCCTCAACAACCTTCTTTCTATTCTTAGGCTTGATTCCACTTTTACATATAATGAATGGTGTAACAATGGCAACAAGTAGTTCTATTATTCCCATTACGTTCTTACCACGTTCTTACAACGATCCTTTTAACACCACCAGAGAGTAGCGTAGCTAAACTATAGATCGTTATCGATATAGTTGTTAAGTGTATGTATGGGATAGAAGCTAAAAAGAACGGCGCTAAAAGTATATCTGCAGTAGATAATTTCTGCTTAGAAACCCTACTCAGAAGTTGTAGA is a genomic window containing:
- a CDS encoding helicase HerA domain-containing protein → MGIIELLVAIVTPFIICKSGIKPKNRKKVVEEIDSNTVRIRTQRGPIYVKGLRVEDIDSVKLLEEYDEIIRMYTQFLNRLNLDVALEIRLLKKSIDPVSIIKSIERELTHLKVQKMNDPTDIRIELRIGYLEKLLKLYSTSTLPSRIEINYLLYSRGLERLEAEKYTLKNLLSSLFKAQVRDIDSRELKKMVNPKVVKENGIVVPSIALALANPPLESTISDGIYLGIDIESNRIEFIPPTSIRHHIGVIGSTGMGKTTILASLIIRIHLLLSYVNVIVIDPKGDLEYILREMEIPVQVYRFKGTSTLRKEEINRVIENILDEIVNMEPSKDLRKVIVVDEAWLIESNLLEEIAREGRSKGISLIVATQSPSDLSYEIWSNIGTWIVLKLNRLDKDNWICTSLRDYCSYVTLLRKGEALVKFHNGRIKMIRLDVDEVIQSITTNLKSSIPNSFNNLETESGEITNGSSTNA